One segment of Argiope bruennichi chromosome 11, qqArgBrue1.1, whole genome shotgun sequence DNA contains the following:
- the LOC129956512 gene encoding uncharacterized protein LOC129956512: MSKKIRHEVFRSELIAIRRDLQYVVQVEEHFQDTRILTDSRTSIQHLSNWGIVIDQTSLDILNLLDTFSPGHAIHFQWNPSHVGVEGNEKADSLAKSAAEEGVSHCGKLTFSEISSLAKI, from the exons ATGTCCAAAAAGATAAGACATGAAg TTTTTAGATCAGAGCTTATTGCTATCAGAAGAGACCTGCAGTACGTAGTTCAGGTGGAGGAGCATTTCCAAGACACCCGGATCTTAACTGACAGTCGCACTTCAATTCAGCACCTCTCCAATTGGGGTATTGTTATAGACCAGACTAGCCTGGACATTTTAAATCTACTTGACACATTTTCACCCGGTCATGCCATACATTTTCAATGGAACCCGTCACATGTTGGGGTCGAAGGTAATGAAAAGGCCGACTCCTTAGCTAAGTCCGCTGCTGAGGAGGGTGTGAGTCATTGTGGGAAGCTTACCTTTAGCGAGATTTCTTCCCTGGcaaaaatataa